The Chitinophaga flava genome has a segment encoding these proteins:
- a CDS encoding acetyl-CoA C-acetyltransferase: MRKVAIIGGKRIPFVKSFREYNRVSNQEMLTACLNTLIKAYQLEGVRIGDVALGALLNRSTEWNFARECVLGTSLDPHTPAYNVQRACGTSLDAIIQLGLRIAAGQIESAIAGGSDTNSDLPLQLQQQLSWKLTALKGAKTLGERLKILASLRFRDLSPVFPSIVEPRTGLSMGQHTERMVQEWGISRQEQDALAYNSHMNATRAYIAGFFEGLVFPFKNVSRDTIIRSDTTPEKLATLKPAFDFSGKGTLTAGNSTIYTDGAAALLLASEEYAQHRQWPVQAYLLDAETAAVDYVHGEGLLMAPTYAVARLLKRNNLRLQDFDVYEIHEAFCGQVLCTLKAWEDAAYCKKLGYDAPLGSIDSSKLNTKGGSVAIGHPFAATGARIVAQAAKILQERGEGRALVSICTAGGMGVVAILER; this comes from the coding sequence ATGAGAAAGGTGGCTATCATTGGCGGCAAACGCATCCCCTTCGTAAAATCCTTCCGGGAATACAACAGGGTGTCCAACCAGGAAATGCTGACAGCCTGTTTAAATACCCTTATCAAAGCCTATCAGCTGGAAGGTGTCCGTATCGGCGACGTAGCCCTGGGTGCATTACTCAACCGTTCTACCGAATGGAACTTTGCCAGGGAATGTGTACTGGGTACTTCCCTCGATCCGCATACGCCGGCCTATAACGTACAGCGAGCCTGCGGTACCAGCCTGGACGCCATCATACAGCTGGGACTGCGCATCGCAGCAGGGCAGATAGAATCCGCCATCGCCGGGGGCAGCGATACCAACAGCGATCTGCCACTCCAGCTGCAACAGCAACTTTCCTGGAAGCTCACCGCCCTCAAAGGCGCCAAAACACTGGGTGAGCGGCTTAAAATACTGGCCTCCCTCCGCTTCCGCGATCTGTCTCCTGTATTTCCGTCTATCGTAGAACCCCGCACAGGTCTGTCTATGGGACAACATACCGAACGTATGGTACAGGAATGGGGCATCAGCCGGCAAGAGCAGGACGCCCTCGCCTACAACAGCCATATGAACGCCACCCGCGCCTATATTGCAGGCTTCTTCGAAGGACTGGTATTTCCCTTCAAAAATGTGAGCCGTGATACCATCATCCGCTCAGACACTACACCCGAAAAGTTAGCCACCCTCAAACCAGCCTTCGACTTCAGCGGCAAAGGCACGCTCACCGCCGGCAACAGCACTATCTATACCGACGGCGCCGCCGCCCTGCTGCTGGCCTCCGAAGAATATGCACAACACCGGCAATGGCCCGTACAGGCGTACCTGTTAGATGCGGAAACAGCTGCAGTGGATTATGTTCACGGAGAAGGACTCCTCATGGCACCCACCTACGCAGTAGCCCGCCTGTTGAAACGAAACAACCTGCGCTTGCAGGATTTTGATGTATATGAAATACACGAAGCTTTCTGCGGACAGGTATTATGTACCCTGAAAGCATGGGAAGATGCAGCCTACTGTAAAAAACTGGGATATGACGCTCCACTTGGAAGCATAGACAGCAGCAAACTGAATACAAAAGGGGGCAGTGTAGCGATAGGACATCCATTTGCAGCCACCGGGGCCAGAATAGTGGCCCAGGCAGCTAAAATACTCCAGGAACGCGGTGAAGGCAGAGCGTTGGTATCGATCTGCACCGCCGGTGGAATGGGCGTGGTCGCGATCCTGGAGCGGTAA
- a CDS encoding 2-hydroxyacid dehydrogenase, translated as MKVFATRVIPPNGLELLERAGISVTQWTEKRALSAEELIAHCRQYDALLLASDNPIDRPFLEQCRHLKVVALLSVGYNHVDVAAANELGVPVTNTPGVLSAATADTAFLLMLSAARKAFYQHKRILRGDWNFSEPTANLGMDLEGKTLGIWGLGNIGYVMAHRCVSAFNMKVIYHNRGHNEAAEKKLGAVKVSFDELLAQSDVLSVHTALTPETADTFDMAAFKRMKPSAIFINTARGAIHNEPDLTAAIEQGIIWGAGLDVTNPEPMHPDNPLLNMPTVAVLPHIGSATVETRNAMSVMAAKNILAAFNGQPLPNQVTSL; from the coding sequence ATGAAGGTTTTTGCTACAAGGGTCATCCCTCCCAATGGACTGGAATTACTGGAACGTGCAGGCATCAGCGTTACCCAATGGACTGAAAAACGTGCCCTTTCTGCAGAAGAACTGATCGCCCACTGCCGTCAGTATGATGCTTTGCTGCTGGCCAGCGACAATCCAATTGACCGACCTTTCCTGGAGCAGTGCCGGCATCTGAAAGTAGTGGCGCTGTTATCTGTGGGATATAATCACGTAGATGTGGCCGCTGCCAATGAGCTGGGTGTGCCTGTTACCAATACGCCCGGTGTGCTGAGTGCAGCCACTGCAGACACCGCCTTTCTGCTGATGCTGTCTGCAGCCCGGAAAGCCTTTTATCAGCACAAGAGAATATTGCGCGGCGACTGGAACTTCTCCGAGCCTACAGCCAACCTGGGCATGGACCTGGAAGGCAAAACCCTGGGCATCTGGGGACTGGGCAATATCGGTTATGTAATGGCGCACCGTTGTGTCAGCGCTTTTAATATGAAGGTGATCTATCACAACCGTGGCCACAACGAAGCCGCAGAAAAAAAACTCGGCGCAGTGAAAGTATCTTTCGATGAGCTGCTGGCCCAAAGTGATGTACTCTCCGTTCATACGGCCCTCACGCCGGAAACAGCCGACACCTTTGATATGGCCGCCTTCAAACGGATGAAACCTTCGGCTATATTCATCAATACCGCCAGGGGCGCCATACACAACGAACCCGACCTCACCGCAGCTATCGAACAGGGCATCATCTGGGGCGCCGGGCTGGATGTCACCAATCCCGAGCCCATGCATCCTGACAACCCGCTGCTGAACATGCCTACTGTGGCAGTATTACCACATATTGGCTCTGCCACCGTAGAAACCAGAAACGCCATGTCTGTAATGGCCGCAAAAAATATATTAGCTGCCTTCAACGGCCAGCCACTGCCCAACCAGGTGACCAGCCTGTAA
- a CDS encoding cation-translocating P-type ATPase — translation MAVKINLPENIKGLDDAAVEASRLENGRNVPPEPSINPVLALLREILQEPMLLLLIAVTAIYFILGEWGEAYFMLAAIALVSGISFYQDSRSRKALEALQKINEPLSKVIRNGTLLSVPTADIVKGDMLVVSEGNTINADGVIVHSNDFSVNESALTGEAFAVFKDADSEDNYVYSGTVVVSGLAICRVEQVGESTKIGQLGRAILDIREEATPLQLQIQQFVKWMAFIGIGVFLAVWLFNFIRSGSLTDSLLKGLTLAMSILPEEIPVAFTTFMALGSRRLMQLGIIVKKIRTVEALGSATIICTDKTGTITENRMSLQAVYNAADYTLYENDHWPAAVIRDAMWASEPVPFDPMEKTLHQVYTSLTETDERSLYKMVHEYPLDGKPPMMTHIFENGNGSRIIAAKGAPEAILEVCHLPEAEKNILQQQINTLALKGYRILGVATSPFTGNDFPAQQQQLPFQFSGLVAFYDPPKSNISHIFQQFYRAGIEIKIITGDNSITTKAIAQQAGLRHPDKATDGEILMKMPLQNMQSELLNVNIFTRMFPEAKLAAINALKADSQVVAMTGDGVNDGPALKAAHIGIAMGKKGTEIAKQAAALILVNDDLSGMVDAVAMGRRIYTNIKKAVQYIISIHIPIILTVSLPLFLGWVYPFIFTPVHVIFLELIMGPTCSIVYENEPMEPNAMQVPPRPIGQTFLSFREMNISILQGLAITAGVLGVYQWSVSLGHTEVYTRSMVFTTLVLANVFLTQVDRSFYFSFITSMRNHNRLMVGVILLTLVLLACMLYIPPVAGFFSITALDIRSLLTCAAVGAISVWWFELWKMRKRWRNKRIV, via the coding sequence ATGGCGGTAAAAATCAATCTTCCGGAAAATATCAAGGGGCTCGATGATGCCGCAGTGGAAGCATCGAGGTTGGAAAACGGTCGTAATGTGCCGCCGGAGCCTTCTATTAACCCGGTGCTGGCATTGCTCAGGGAAATACTGCAGGAACCCATGCTGTTGTTGCTTATCGCGGTCACTGCCATCTATTTTATACTGGGAGAATGGGGAGAAGCCTACTTTATGCTGGCCGCCATCGCCCTGGTATCGGGCATCTCCTTTTATCAGGACAGCCGCAGCCGCAAAGCGCTCGAAGCCCTGCAAAAAATAAACGAACCCCTTAGCAAAGTAATCCGCAACGGGACACTGTTGTCTGTCCCTACAGCCGATATCGTGAAAGGTGATATGCTGGTAGTATCAGAAGGTAATACCATCAATGCCGACGGCGTGATTGTACACAGCAATGATTTTTCTGTCAATGAATCTGCCCTTACAGGAGAGGCCTTTGCCGTTTTTAAGGATGCCGACAGTGAGGATAACTACGTATATAGTGGCACGGTAGTCGTATCCGGCCTCGCTATCTGCCGGGTAGAACAGGTAGGCGAGTCCACCAAGATCGGTCAGCTGGGCAGGGCCATCCTCGATATCCGGGAAGAAGCTACCCCATTGCAACTGCAGATACAACAGTTTGTGAAGTGGATGGCTTTTATCGGCATCGGTGTTTTCCTGGCCGTATGGCTCTTCAACTTCATCCGCAGCGGCAGCCTCACCGACAGTCTGCTGAAAGGACTTACCCTCGCCATGTCTATCCTGCCCGAAGAAATACCGGTAGCCTTCACCACCTTTATGGCGCTGGGTTCCAGGCGTCTGATGCAGCTGGGTATCATCGTCAAAAAAATACGTACCGTGGAAGCCCTGGGCAGTGCTACCATCATCTGCACCGACAAAACCGGTACCATCACCGAAAACAGAATGAGCCTGCAAGCTGTATATAACGCCGCCGACTATACGTTATATGAAAACGATCATTGGCCCGCAGCCGTCATCCGCGATGCGATGTGGGCCAGCGAACCGGTGCCTTTCGATCCGATGGAGAAAACACTGCATCAAGTATATACCAGCCTAACGGAAACGGATGAACGTTCACTGTATAAGATGGTCCATGAATATCCGCTGGATGGCAAGCCGCCCATGATGACGCATATCTTCGAAAATGGAAACGGGTCACGCATCATTGCCGCCAAAGGCGCACCAGAAGCGATTCTGGAGGTTTGTCATCTGCCGGAGGCAGAAAAAAACATTCTCCAGCAACAGATCAATACCCTGGCACTCAAAGGTTACCGGATACTGGGTGTGGCCACCTCTCCCTTTACCGGCAACGATTTCCCGGCACAACAACAGCAGCTGCCCTTTCAGTTCTCCGGGCTGGTAGCTTTTTACGATCCTCCCAAATCCAATATCAGCCATATTTTCCAGCAGTTTTATCGGGCCGGTATTGAGATCAAAATTATCACCGGTGATAATAGCATCACCACCAAAGCGATTGCTCAGCAGGCAGGGCTGCGACATCCCGACAAAGCCACCGATGGGGAAATACTGATGAAGATGCCGCTGCAAAATATGCAGTCCGAACTGCTGAATGTCAACATCTTCACACGGATGTTCCCTGAAGCCAAGCTGGCAGCCATCAATGCACTGAAAGCCGACAGTCAGGTAGTGGCCATGACCGGCGACGGCGTGAACGACGGCCCCGCTTTAAAAGCAGCACATATCGGCATCGCCATGGGCAAAAAAGGCACAGAGATCGCCAAACAAGCCGCAGCCCTTATCCTTGTCAACGACGATCTCTCCGGCATGGTAGACGCCGTAGCCATGGGCAGAAGGATCTATACCAACATCAAAAAAGCAGTACAATACATTATCTCCATTCATATACCTATCATACTCACCGTATCCCTTCCCTTATTCCTGGGCTGGGTGTATCCCTTTATTTTCACGCCCGTGCATGTGATCTTCCTGGAGCTGATCATGGGGCCTACCTGCTCCATCGTTTATGAAAACGAGCCGATGGAACCCAATGCCATGCAGGTGCCACCACGGCCTATCGGTCAAACCTTCCTCTCCTTCCGGGAGATGAACATCAGCATCCTGCAGGGACTGGCCATCACCGCCGGTGTGCTGGGTGTATACCAGTGGAGCGTATCCCTGGGCCATACCGAAGTATATACCCGCAGTATGGTATTTACCACGCTGGTGCTGGCCAACGTGTTTCTGACACAGGTAGACCGCTCCTTTTATTTTTCATTCATCACCAGCATGCGCAACCACAACCGGCTGATGGTAGGCGTCATTCTGCTCACCCTGGTGCTGCTGGCATGCATGCTTTATATCCCGCCGGTAGCTGGTTTCTTTAGTATAACGGCATTGGATATACGCTCACTGCTCACCTGTGCTGCTGTTGGCGCAATATCTGTATGGTGGTTTGAACTGTGGAAGATGAGAAAACGATGGAGAAACAAACGGATTGTCTGA
- a CDS encoding ArnT family glycosyltransferase, with translation MRKPGANNTFIAYISANKWLALAICVVTVLRLSFIELMGLMPQDAYYYFYGQHLALSYFDHPPAIAYILRLFTTVLGRHAYVIKLADTVVTACMLLAFYRLATCFLSRRRAWNAWLLLYSTLMVTLLSLVSTPDVPLMLCWCLSLIALYKALFESNRMAWIWAGIAMGLAFDSKYTGILLPAGGVLFLLLSSRHRHYLWSPWLLLAVAFFFLTISPVVIWNVEHQFASFRFQSSGRVSGVEVHLLDFFGVIGHQAAVLIPVLLGALFYYLYKAFRKYRLHIGQVPVKQLFLHCFFLPLFLVFLLISPIYWVKINWMMPAYITGIIWVSTWMGMKFIRWQWMVSLVIHLVLAVEIIFYPAPIHSDDTMIGWEGLGKAVKTLHKAYPDDFIFSADDYKTSAMLNFYLGEMVYSRNVIGQPALQFDYIGTDLRRLEGRNAIFINSLTDVNDDSDERLFVAELRPFFVSVELLPPIVVKMQGRVVRKFLVYRCMDYRPPTAEIAK, from the coding sequence ATGCGGAAACCTGGTGCGAACAATACTTTTATCGCTTATATCTCAGCAAATAAATGGTTGGCATTGGCCATCTGTGTGGTTACGGTATTAAGGTTGTCTTTTATTGAGTTGATGGGGCTGATGCCACAGGATGCCTATTATTATTTTTACGGGCAGCATCTGGCGTTGTCTTATTTTGATCATCCACCTGCTATTGCATATATATTACGTTTATTCACTACCGTATTAGGCAGGCATGCTTATGTTATCAAGCTGGCGGATACTGTAGTGACGGCCTGTATGTTACTGGCTTTTTACCGGCTGGCTACCTGTTTCCTTTCGCGGCGCCGTGCCTGGAATGCATGGCTGCTACTGTATTCCACGCTGATGGTTACTTTGCTATCGCTGGTGTCTACACCGGATGTGCCGCTGATGTTGTGCTGGTGTCTTTCGCTGATAGCGTTGTACAAGGCGTTGTTTGAAAGCAACCGTATGGCCTGGATATGGGCGGGCATCGCCATGGGACTGGCTTTTGACAGTAAGTATACGGGCATATTACTGCCTGCAGGCGGTGTTTTGTTTTTGTTGCTGTCGTCTCGTCACCGGCATTATCTCTGGTCACCGTGGTTGCTGCTGGCTGTTGCTTTCTTTTTCCTGACGATATCTCCTGTGGTGATCTGGAATGTAGAACATCAATTTGCTTCTTTCCGCTTTCAGTCATCTGGCAGGGTAAGCGGGGTGGAGGTGCATCTGCTGGATTTTTTCGGGGTAATAGGCCATCAGGCAGCGGTGCTGATACCGGTGTTGCTGGGAGCGTTGTTTTATTATCTGTACAAGGCTTTCCGGAAATACCGGTTACATATCGGACAGGTGCCGGTAAAACAACTCTTTCTGCACTGCTTTTTTCTGCCCTTGTTCCTGGTTTTTCTGTTGATATCTCCTATATATTGGGTAAAGATCAACTGGATGATGCCTGCCTATATCACGGGTATTATCTGGGTGAGCACATGGATGGGGATGAAGTTTATACGCTGGCAGTGGATGGTTTCGCTGGTGATACATCTGGTGCTGGCGGTGGAGATTATTTTTTACCCGGCCCCCATTCATTCTGATGATACGATGATTGGCTGGGAGGGACTGGGCAAAGCGGTGAAAACCTTGCACAAGGCTTATCCTGATGATTTTATTTTTTCTGCAGATGATTATAAGACCAGTGCTATGCTCAATTTTTATTTGGGGGAGATGGTATATTCGAGAAATGTCATTGGGCAACCGGCGCTGCAGTTTGATTATATAGGTACCGATTTACGGCGTCTGGAAGGCAGGAATGCCATCTTTATCAATTCGCTTACAGATGTGAATGACGATAGCGACGAGCGGCTTTTTGTGGCTGAGCTGCGTCCCTTTTTTGTGTCGGTGGAGCTGCTGCCACCGATAGTCGTAAAAATGCAGGGCCGGGTGGTGCGTAAATTCCTGGTTTACCGTTGTATGGATTACCGGCCACCGACCGCTGAAATAGCTAAATAA
- a CDS encoding response regulator, with product METILLIEDNKDIRDNLAEILALANYNVLTAANGKEGVTIALEQQPDLIVCDIMMPVLDGYGVLHMLHKNESLRPIPFIFLTAKTERTDVRKGMEMGADDYITKPFEGAELLSAIESRLKRCAEIRQQDNIGINGLHTLLSSTSGKDLLSSLKEDRNTNHYKKKQKIYAAGNRPDCLYYILEGKVKTYQRNDDGKELITGLYNEGDFLGYTALLEAGAYQESAEAIEDTTLAIIPHQDFEELVGNNPEVLSRFVQLLAKNIAEKEQQLIALAYSSLRKKVASALITLEHKYNTTQNPHFEIDISRENLAAVAGVAKESLIRTLGDFRDEQLISLKDGTIILVEKDRIAAMRN from the coding sequence TTGGAAACAATCCTGCTAATCGAAGACAACAAAGACATCCGCGATAACCTGGCGGAGATCCTGGCACTGGCCAACTACAATGTACTGACAGCTGCCAACGGCAAAGAAGGTGTGACCATCGCGCTGGAACAACAGCCCGACCTCATCGTATGCGACATCATGATGCCCGTGCTGGACGGCTACGGCGTATTGCATATGTTGCATAAAAATGAAAGCCTGCGCCCTATTCCGTTTATTTTCCTGACCGCTAAAACAGAGCGCACCGATGTCAGGAAAGGAATGGAAATGGGCGCTGATGACTACATCACCAAACCATTCGAAGGTGCTGAGCTACTCAGCGCCATCGAAAGCCGTCTCAAAAGATGCGCGGAGATCCGGCAACAGGACAATATAGGCATCAATGGCCTTCATACCCTGCTGTCGAGCACTTCCGGCAAAGACCTGTTATCTTCCCTGAAAGAAGATCGTAACACCAACCACTACAAAAAGAAACAAAAGATATATGCAGCGGGTAACAGGCCCGATTGCCTGTATTATATCCTGGAAGGGAAAGTAAAAACCTATCAGCGGAATGATGATGGGAAAGAGCTGATCACTGGACTGTACAATGAAGGGGATTTTCTGGGTTACACCGCACTGCTGGAAGCAGGCGCCTATCAGGAAAGTGCAGAAGCCATCGAAGATACGACCCTGGCCATTATACCGCACCAGGATTTTGAAGAACTGGTAGGCAACAATCCGGAAGTACTCAGCCGGTTTGTGCAGCTGCTCGCCAAAAATATCGCGGAGAAGGAACAACAGCTGATTGCACTCGCTTACAGCTCGTTGCGCAAAAAAGTAGCCTCAGCGCTCATCACGCTGGAACATAAATACAATACCACACAAAATCCACATTTTGAAATAGACATCAGCCGTGAGAATCTGGCTGCTGTGGCCGGCGTAGCAAAAGAATCACTGATCCGTACGCTGGGCGATTTCAGGGATGAACAACTGATTTCACTGAAAGATGGCACCATTATCCTCGTAGAGAAAGACAGGATTGCTGCCATGCGCAACTAA
- a CDS encoding sensor histidine kinase, with the protein MTILNSVHTPGFEIIFNHATQGILLADEAGIILAVNPCLLQWSGHQSEELQGKPIAGLLSGSEEKALLHCKDGSLLPVNAGCTTYNPSCRIYFLTDVSAQQQAVHALQRRVNEQKLEAHIMAGKESAYKRVSNFLNSIWTNLDAILIVTEPLGHIRFFNPAAVKMLGYPAREVTDTASLLQFLDRQELVRRAAMLSKELQQTVDPGIDALTIRARLNMSNEYEWTFIRKDGTRFPVALTVSAIRDDANRITGYIAIGLDISARRKSESELRQALDKEKELNVLKSRFVSIASHEFRTPLSTVLSSTYLLEKYTTTEDQPKRMAHIQKISSAVHMLTDILNDFLSLGKIEEGKILVRPSLVEIKKYVEKILTETEGLKRGQQQLIYTHEGPIESTLDGTLLRHILTNLVSNALKFSPDNGIVYIHTLSAPGYFNLSVRDTGIGITAEDQQHLYERFFRGSNVESIQGTGLGLHIVSKYAELMKGQVTCNSEPDKGTEFIVHIPIPKI; encoded by the coding sequence ATGACCATTCTGAATTCAGTCCATACACCAGGTTTCGAAATCATCTTTAATCACGCTACCCAGGGCATCCTGCTGGCAGATGAAGCCGGTATAATACTGGCTGTCAATCCATGTTTACTGCAGTGGAGTGGTCACCAGTCCGAAGAGTTACAGGGGAAGCCGATCGCCGGGTTACTCTCCGGCAGTGAGGAAAAAGCACTTCTGCACTGTAAAGACGGAAGCCTGTTGCCCGTTAATGCAGGATGCACTACTTATAACCCTTCCTGCAGGATTTATTTTCTGACTGACGTTTCTGCGCAGCAACAGGCTGTTCATGCCCTGCAAAGAAGAGTGAATGAGCAGAAGCTGGAAGCCCATATCATGGCGGGCAAAGAATCAGCCTACAAAAGAGTCAGCAATTTCCTCAACAGTATCTGGACCAACCTGGATGCGATACTCATCGTTACAGAACCGTTGGGGCATATCCGTTTTTTTAATCCGGCTGCGGTAAAAATGCTGGGATATCCGGCCCGGGAAGTGACAGACACCGCGTCCCTGCTGCAGTTTCTCGACCGCCAGGAACTGGTGCGCCGCGCTGCCATGCTCTCCAAAGAGCTGCAACAAACGGTAGACCCGGGTATCGATGCCCTCACCATCCGCGCCAGGCTCAATATGTCTAATGAATACGAATGGACTTTTATCCGCAAAGACGGTACCCGCTTCCCGGTAGCATTAACGGTGTCGGCCATACGCGATGATGCCAACCGTATCACCGGTTATATCGCCATCGGCCTCGATATCTCCGCACGCCGTAAATCAGAGTCAGAGCTACGGCAGGCGCTGGACAAGGAAAAAGAACTGAACGTGCTCAAATCCAGATTCGTATCGATCGCCTCACACGAATTCCGGACACCGCTCAGCACCGTACTGTCATCTACCTATCTATTGGAAAAGTATACCACCACGGAAGACCAGCCCAAGAGAATGGCACATATACAAAAGATCTCTTCGGCCGTACATATGCTGACAGATATCCTGAATGACTTTTTATCACTGGGAAAAATTGAAGAAGGAAAAATACTGGTAAGACCTTCCCTTGTGGAAATCAAAAAATATGTTGAAAAAATCCTGACCGAAACGGAAGGACTAAAACGGGGACAACAACAACTCATATACACTCATGAAGGACCTATAGAAAGCACACTCGACGGAACTTTGCTACGACATATCCTCACCAACCTCGTTTCCAACGCCTTGAAGTTTTCACCGGACAACGGTATCGTTTATATACATACCCTGTCGGCACCCGGCTATTTTAACCTCTCGGTCCGGGACACGGGGATTGGCATCACAGCCGAAGACCAGCAACATCTGTATGAAAGATTTTTCCGCGGCAGCAACGTGGAAAGTATACAAGGCACCGGGCTTGGGCTGCATATCGTATCCAAATATGCAGAGCTGATGAAAGGACAAGTCACGTGCAACAGTGAACCAGACAAAGGCACCGAATTCATCGTTCACATTCCTATCCCCAAAATTTGA
- a CDS encoding pirin family protein, whose product MKTEYFPAGERGVKDIGWLKSNFFFSFSDYQNPLRSAFGTLVAFNDDYVMPGKGFGTHPHVNMEIISILLKGKMNHRDSMGYSTKIEADGVQIMSAGEGLRHEEHNIGDSDVNFLQIWITPKLQNITPRYQQRSFPRAKRKNRLTTIVSPEEGLNHCWINQNTRISLGYYDLPGSVPYSLQPVNKCLFIFLISGTLKVNNQVLHPRDAFGIWEASEISLQHGEETEFLILETPINQK is encoded by the coding sequence ATGAAAACAGAGTATTTCCCTGCCGGTGAAAGAGGGGTCAAAGACATTGGATGGCTGAAAAGCAATTTCTTCTTCAGTTTCAGTGATTACCAAAATCCCCTGCGCAGTGCTTTTGGCACGCTGGTGGCTTTTAATGATGACTATGTAATGCCCGGCAAAGGTTTCGGCACCCATCCTCATGTCAACATGGAAATTATTTCCATACTGCTCAAAGGGAAGATGAACCACAGAGACTCCATGGGCTACAGTACTAAAATAGAAGCCGACGGTGTACAGATCATGAGTGCCGGCGAAGGATTAAGGCATGAAGAACACAATATCGGTGATAGTGATGTGAACTTCCTGCAGATATGGATAACACCCAAATTACAGAATATCACGCCTCGTTACCAGCAGCGCAGCTTTCCGCGGGCCAAAAGAAAAAACCGCCTGACTACCATCGTTTCTCCCGAGGAAGGCCTGAACCACTGCTGGATTAATCAGAATACCCGTATCTCCCTCGGATATTACGACCTCCCCGGCTCTGTGCCCTATTCCCTCCAACCGGTCAACAAATGCCTGTTTATTTTCCTGATCTCTGGTACCCTTAAAGTCAACAACCAGGTATTACATCCCCGCGACGCCTTTGGTATATGGGAAGCCAGCGAGATCAGCCTGCAACATGGAGAAGAAACGGAGTTTCTGATCCTGGAAACCCCTATCAACCAGAAATAA